A genome region from Piliocolobus tephrosceles isolate RC106 chromosome 8, ASM277652v3, whole genome shotgun sequence includes the following:
- the ATP6V1F gene encoding V-type proton ATPase subunit F, translating into MNAHEGRGAAQPSGNRSPLLRACLYGAGVFTWRPCCCSCACPGMRLGELRMPEGGVGPTGSRTAEAGLQWLLVLLGELCPAAGMAGRGKLIAVIGDEDTVTGFLLGGIGELNKNRHPNFLVVEKDTTINEIEDTFRQFLNRDDIGIILINQYIAEMVRHALDAHQHSIPAVLEIPSKEHPYDAAKDSILRRARGMFTAEDLR; encoded by the exons atgaatgccCACGAAGGACGTGGTGCCGCGCAGCCTTCTGGGAATCGTAGTCCCCTGCTTCGGGCCTGTCTTTATGGCGCAGGCGTATTCACGTGGAGGCCGTGTTGCTGTTCATGCGCATGTCCGGGAATGCGGCTCGGAGAACTGCGCATGCCCGAAGGAGGGGTGGGGCCGACGGGGAGCCGTACGGCGGAGGCGGGGCTTCAGTGGCTTTTGGTGCTCTTGGGTGAGCTCTGCCCGGCTGCGGGGATGGCGGGGAGGGGGAAGCTCATCGCAGTGATCGGAGACGAGGACACGGTGACTGGTTTCCTGCTGGGCGGCATAGGGGAGCTTAACAAGAACCGCCACCCCAATTTCCTGGTGGTGGAGAAGGATACAACCATCAATGAGATCGAAGACACTTTCCG GCAGTTTCTAAACCGGGATGACATTGGCATCATCCTCATCAACCAGTACATCGCAGAGATGGTGCGGCATGCCCTGGACGCCCACCAGCACTCCATCCCCGCTGTCCTGGAGATCCCCTCCAAGGAGCACCCATATGACGCCGCCAAGGACTCCATTCTGCGCAGGGCCAGGGGCATGTTCACTGCTGAAGACCTGCGCTAG